DNA sequence from the Vicia villosa cultivar HV-30 ecotype Madison, WI linkage group LG3, Vvil1.0, whole genome shotgun sequence genome:
GTAGTTCGGTCTTCTGTATGAATTTTGTTCCACGCACTCCTTACTTTCTCCAAACCTTCTGGATCGGttcctttttcaaaacaaacgGACTCAAATATCTCTTTTTCCGAAGGCTTGTCCTTCATTGCAAAACCCAACTGGCGCAGTGCTAGCTTCGGATTATAGTTGATGACTCCTTTTGTCCCTATGAGAGGAACATTGCCAAAACTTCCACATCTGGTTATAACTTGCTCGATGTCCGTTCGGAGGTGATACCAAACAATATCATTTGCAGTAAGTCCCATAATCCTTTGGGGCCACTTTTGTGAATCTCTTGTAGTGACAAATGCTCCGCTTTTAGGCAAATGTGAAGAAAACCATTCGTACAGTATTGGCAAACAACCCCCAACTGATCCCTTTTTTCCATACCTAGAATGGATGGCATAATAAGTGTCGGCCAACAGAGTGGGTACAGGATTTTGATCCATGAAGAGGCAAATGGCAGTGAGATCAACAAAATTTGGAATATTCGGAAACATCACTAATCCATAGATCATGACGGCCAggagagcattgaattctttccacTTTTCTTTATCAGCAAGGGTTTCAGCTTCCCTCATCAGAAATTTCACATAGAATCCATGGGTCCCACCGTTAGGCTTCCAGTTATCCTTAACGtccttcatgctcaaataaagagcaccagcaatGCGATCCAATTTGGGCTTCTCGGGTGCACACACAAAAGGAACCTTATGTGGGACTTTGATTTGAAGAATGTGTGCATACTCTTCGAGGGTAGGGGCTAGTTGGTAATCTTGAAAGGTAAAGCAGCGCAGCTCAGAATCATAAAACTGAAGAAGAGTGTAGAGACCCCACTCATCAATACGAGTAGTTAACATAAGCAGAATGTGGCCATAAGTCTTTCTGAATTCATCCAAATTTTGCCCAGTGACTCGGGTGCTCAATCGAACCAAAGGTGTTATATCCTCGCGGTAGAAACTGCAAGAGAAGGTATGCTTCGTAGTCTTTTTGTTGACGGTCACACTGTTAGCCATTCTTGATAAGAAGTGTTGACTTTGGAtacctgaaaaatggcatgcatatgaatgttaatctcttttctcttttttctttttttctttttttcttttttcttttcctttttttttttttttttttttttttttttggaaattaaaCATGCTATGATGATTATGATGCAATGAAAGATCctccccacataggagaagtgtATGTTTCTTCTGAACAGGATTGGATGTTGCAGGACCAAAAATCCGGCATAGATACCGCAAACCCATGagaaccatagtcaccaacataacagaacagtcaccaacggtacctgtcatgaatatcccaccccactcacaggtgaatctaggtcaaggtaggtcaaaaggtctccagcgttagcaactctcctgaaacaccatcattgttgcaaatacatgccaacaacggtatcccattcgagtctcagctggtcgtgggtctcatgatcgcaatcaacagaacctgacattctgttggcgtcatgactatccactctatcctaggtatcctatgtgttaactctggcctgggtattgggccttttacctcatagaacaacccacccaacctgcaaaacagaacagaagaccccaaggaacacagaatataatccatatgcatgatgtgcaaacagaaataaacatgatatgcaagcaaaaaAGTAAACAcgtaaacatatatacaaggtatggacataaaaacaaacaaacacccagtaaataaacaaacaaacgcaggctaggatcgactcactaaggatggaccagcaacaggtctagcaacatccccagcagagtcgccagctgtcgctaccgcgaaaaatggaatcagagtcgccactaatatatttatcccatcgcgggaaaggaatatcagaaacctaactcagaacaagaacaaggtctttcgaccagagaaacagggaacgggagtcggttacgcgaggggaaggtgttagcacccctcacgcccatcgtactcgatggtatccacctatgtttgtttctatctaaagggtgtatctaatgtctaaaacctaaatgcgaatgcatgcaaaagaaatacggggaaaagaaggaattatttacaagtgtgttcgcttaggccccgcgacccaatgcctacgtatccttttcaggaatcagaacgaccgtagttcggctccatagtttccatttgttttgtgttttttagttgaacagcggttaaggtcacaatccacgatgctcgacctttggagacttatacgcctagttttggaaaggacttaacttgttcttaagcgcctaacaaggcaaaagaaaatgaacttgggtttgtgttttttttatgtaactacatgatgaacaaaacccaatacaaggtttcgcaccacttcgtcactttgttttagttcgagcctttattaagtgttttggatgtttttggttgagtattttttaagggaatttactttgcgattagaatcacataaaatgtataatgatcgagaagcagattagggaatgaatcccactcacttctatcccattatataatgttcaagaaacagattagggaatgaatcccactcatttctatcccattagttaatgtttgagaaacagattagggaatgaatcccactcatttctctcccattaagtagtgaccgagaaacagattagggaatgaatcccactcatttctatgccactaagtgattgagaaacagattagggaatgaatcccactcatttctctatcactttcttaatgtgattcgcctctttatttattaatgttttaaagttgaaaagaaaaaggaatgaacaaaggggaactaacctattctctaatctaagttattctaatctaagtctaatggccctaaggtcaaggataactatcctaacctatctcaattcctcttaacaaagaaggaagagtctaagggaacatggcaaaagaatggagttacaactccaacaagatgaggagagagccctagggcagtagcaaatcaaggaaataaatgtcctaaatcaaacacaaaagccatatggcactacacgaaaaatattcacaaagagttaccaaagtatcgcataaatcgtcaTTTAACAATTtgcgaacaaacatccattaatcgaaacaaaaagcaaatgaaaaacatgaacaaagcttaaagtcagtagcaattagttcatttatgggtccaagaccttataccaatctatgttagtcaattaacttgaaacaaacaaagttctaacaaaactatacaaaactaggtcaaaactagttaatagaattcaaattaggagtgaagttagaaagatgtaatcaaatgctataagtcagtagctaatgacctctaataggtgtctaaacaatcatggaatcaagtcacaaagccctacacaaaattataggtcacttAGACAAGTTATGGCGCACTAGTGGACcaaaaagcaagttatttacatgcgagaaagaaaaatcgagtagaataagaaaacatgacttgaaaaattcaactccaggtcttaggacctctaaacatccctacttatatgtacaaaaagaaactaagtcaattgcataaaggtaaagcaaattataggtcaaattcacatggttatccgtttaggaacgtacacaaatcgggtatagaaaatctaatgaaaacctaaccaaaacatagaattaaacttttatttttttcacacaatatggtatatgagtctactgatatcacacaaaaaatggcaatcaaattctactcctaaggtattaaacaaaattaatttgcaaaaccgatcaaacttaaagacgcaatgaacatgttgaaagaaaatgatttattaaaaacaacaaactaagttctaaaaatctaacaaaaatatcaaaaattcctacacacattattctatttagaacacattttcattgatttttatttgaaggaAAACTGGTTTACGAATCGAAAGTTATGAaagaaacaaaattgaaatagGACTAAAATCTGTCTAGAACTGGGGGTGAAAAAGTAAAGTAATAATGAACTATGCTAATGTTATAATGCATCTGGGCCTAATCCAGGGGGGGTGCGAATCAGATATGGCGCAAGGCCTTGGTCACGTGGCCCATCCTTTATACACTATTTTCATTCTAATACTAATGCAGCAATACTCACATAGCCAatagttttcttttttatttacatGCAGCAACGTGAGTTAATGTAGGTACACTATATCAATTGGTCAAGTTAGTTTTAAGTGAGATGAGGACAAAATAACACCAGGGCCAATCACAGTTCACCATGTCATGCACCAAtgatttacaacaagacaaaattgaaatgaaatgggaactcAAGCCAATAAGAGATCGCCACGTAATAAACCAAAAAGAAACCATGCAAGGGCCTCGCCGGAGCTGGAGATGCTCCGGTCATCTTCTTCAGCTTAGCGCCGCCGCCGGAGCTATGGAAGATTTGCCCAGAAATCACGAAAGCACACACCTTTCCCCTCGGAATTTCGCGTAGATTATGAATCTCGCATCTGTTTCCTCTAATTCCTACCCTATCATTCAAACCGAATCACTTTTCCTAAACCCTAACATTCCAGATCTTCCCTAAATCGCACAAAACAAGTATCAAAGTAATCCTCATGTCATAAGGAATTCAAATACGCAACTCATACACTCATAGGAAGTCTACATCACGCGAACAGTATACAAGCTCAATGAATATGCAGCAACTTCAGtgcaaacatggtggtctaaatcttaacccaatccctgatgacgggttccaggcctatatgcTTCTAAAGCAATGAAAAGAATCACTTACTTGTTGCGAATCTTGATCACGATTTGAAGAAGAGTTCCACAGCTGTGTTCCTTGCTTCttgagaatgatgatgatgatttgctTTCACGCTTTTGATAAGAATGATGATGGTGACGTGCTGATGATGCTTTGATAGTGGAGGTCATGCCATGGTTATGAGAATTCAAGAGCTATGGCACTAATGAATGGATGGAGGTTTGAAGGTTGTTGAGATGAGAGTGAGGTTGTTATGGTGTAGATTGAACGGTTATGGTGGTGGTGATGGTGGTTGAAAAGTTTGTTGTGGTGGTTGGTGGTTGAAGTGAGAGAGAGTCGTTCgagggtgagagggaaaagagtGAGGGATGATGAGAGAAGAATAGTTATCCCAGCCAGAAGCGATTTGTGAAGTGGGGGGTTTATATGGAGGTAGTGTATGTTAGTGTTATGGTGGAGTTGCTTGTAGAGTAGTTTCTCACTAAACTTAACACACAAGTTTGTGCATTTTCAGTAAACTTCCCTTTTTCTTTCCATGTATGCAGTATTTGCATGGTTATTGTAGTAAGCTTTTGTGGCATGCAACTTTGGCAAACGAACCCATACATGGTGTTCTCTTCTCATGCATAAACCTCTTGCTACAGTTCTTCATTTGATTCAAACTTGGACTCTATGCAAAGATGATGCATGATAGCATATATTTCATGTTGGAATGATTGAGAGAATGGGTTTATACATTAGTCAAAAATACTTAGGAAGATTTCATGTTGCGACTGGTTCATTCTATGCGCGTGGACTCAAGTATGCTGGCCTATATCTTTGCAAAAATGGTCTTTTATGAGGTCACGACTTTGAGCCATTGCAAATGATTATTCCCTAGTCCAAATATCATGATAAAAGCATCAATGGAAAGAGAACATGGCCCTGAATGGATTGATATCAAATATAGGCCTTGGAGGATCTTATAATTACTTAAAAATGGACTTGGAAATGGCCCACCACATGTTCGACCAAATGCTACACGCGCGACCTGGAACCCTGCCTAGCCTTTTGCCATGGAATACTCTTGCATGGTCACCACTTTGAATCTTTGTAACTCGTTCAATATGCATCCAATTCCCATGATCTTTTGTTCATTGTGTAAAGGGCATGGAGAAGAAGCTATTAATACCAAGTTCACACTTTATGGGTCTTTGTGCCTCTCCATAATCAGCTTTAAGGTTTGCACGCCACATGTTCGATTAAATGCTTGCCCGTGACCAGGAATTTGCCCAGCAGCTTGTCTTGCATTCAGTGTTATTTTCCCAAATTCACGACTTCCTATCTCTCAATCTAGACCTCGAATCGAAAAGTTTCCAACTACAAAATTGTAGTATGCCATGAATGGAACAATCTTTATCTTGAGCTTGTTTTGAAATGAGACCTGAATCCATGTGTAAACCGGCCATGAAGTTGAACACTTAACCAttaaaaaactcaaaatatttctaagtgtACCAActttccttttatggaattttctattttcaactaactttccaattttggaaagttttgcattttcttgattttttttttattcctttgactttctttgaccgattttccaccaaaagtcaatatttgactgttgactttgactttgaccaaaaagtcaacattttctgatttttctgactTCAGATGAATTTCCTGATTAATCCGTTTCGGAACCAATTCTCAATCAACTTCCAACCAAATAAACTCCAGTGAATGATTTTTCCTCAAGACAGCCATATCTCACGTCCACAAACATCTTTTGATTAACtcctgattttaggagtatgctgGTGGAAATGATCCTCTATAATCAGACTTCAGATCCTTTCTTCTGAACCAAGGGGTCTTCTTAATAAGAGCTCTTTTGTCACTTTTCTTGAACAttaactgtgatatggatgaatgtatgaatgacttatatgaggtatgcacatgaatatgatatgaaagccaattagggaataaataagtgggcaaattttggggtgcaacaacaggGCCCTCCAATCATCTTCACGCAGCTTCAATCACATGATCGTCATCGATATCCAATCAGCATCAATCTTCGCACCTCCACGATGTTCTTCAGGTTGGTCCATCATCTTTGAATCGTCACCGAAAGTTTCTCTGAGTCGCACGCTCTGCAACACAACAACTCTGAtcgttcatcatcatcaatcaccaTCAACTGCAACAACACCACCGCGCCCAGATTCAGATCGCGAAACAGCTGAAGAAGATGATAGGTGAGCGAAATCGAGATTGAATAGAAAGAGTGAGTCCGAGAGAACCAAGAGATGAGATCGTCGTTGCCGTCGTGAGGGATGAGGGAAGCGAGAGATTGATGAATTGAGGCGGAGAGAGCGCAAGCATACCGGAAAAGCTCGCAGCGCCGTCGCATACGAAGAGGAGAGGAAATACGGGTATCAATTTTGACCTAGGTCCTCTTTCCTTTGTTTATTGCATTTTTGTATTTTTCTGTTAATTAATAAGATATTAATGTAATTAATTGAACCTGATTGAGGTTAATTAGAAGTAATTGGACACGATTAGGTCTTTAACAATAAAACCAAAAATCTAAAatgttttaaatcaaataaaaaatgcataaaaccaatgTTAGATCTTAGTTCCCTTCACAATAATCTTttcttttaaattgattaaaaacatgataaaaccttcattagtttgttagatttttaggtaatatttTCCCatgaaaaactcataaaaatagtagattttttaggttgattttgacattaatcttttgactTCTCTTTCATAAAAAACGCATAAAAATGGTAGTATCTTTTAGTGTAATTTTGCATTAGTACTCGAATTGTTTTTATGttagttccatgttatttttgtatgatgcttgagtgattttgttacttgtatcTTTGGCCTCATTTTAGGCCTATCTTGTTAGTATCTTTtattgctccttttagaatttagtcccatattaacattaggatttagacttgtatagacaacttagactagaatttaggaatagttcccttctttcattcttttcttttcaacttttaaaatacttaataaatatcgatgaagatcataccgttactatatttcatagtaggaaagaaatgattggggcgtaggccccgatgtatgttcttttctacttagcggagaag
Encoded proteins:
- the LOC131659817 gene encoding uncharacterized protein LOC131659817, whose protein sequence is MANSVTVNKKTTKHTFSCSFYREDITPLVRLSTRVTGQNLDEFRKTYGHILLMLTTRIDEWGLYTLLQFYDSELRCFTFQDYQLAPTLEEYAHILQIKVPHKVPFVCAPEKPKLDRIAGALYLSMKDVKDNWKPNGGTHGFYVKFLMREAETLADKEKWKEFNALLAVMIYGLVMFPNIPNFVDLTAICLFMDQNPVPTLLADTYYAIHSRYGKKGSVGGCLPILYEWFSSHLPKSGAFVTTRDSQKWPQRIMGLTANDIVWYHLRTDIEQVITRCGSFGNVPLIGTKGVINYNPKLALRQLGFAMKDKPSEKEIFESVCFEKGTDPEGLEKVRSAWNKIHTEDRTTLGGKNAIAKKAYTEWVEERVKERLLPFPKVSPLYEQPPEILTATVPAEEYNQVHVENIRLREKGEDAKIKYFLVDQKRAELAHEVIEEAVKKAEEKLKQEYREDLRAHKLRVEKEARAEVKGLKKKLEEETTQRVAIKKKLEEEITQRLAVETQLKGSHLRSARLTEENAKLRNQIAEMESTSEKNTLPDCKGCESLVAHCDMLDGQLFRKDVMD